The window CACACCTGTCGAGCAGATCTGAGCACAACTCCTCAAACTTCGCCCTTGTAAGAGTTGTCTCAATGTGCTTCGGCCCATCTGCAGTTGCAGTAATGAAAGGCAGACTGGAACATAACAATTATCACCGATAAAACATTGTTAGGAATGAAAACAGCCCAGACAGATGATCACAAGAGAATACTCAACAGCTGAAAAATGCTTCAGAATAATGAAGGTTCTCAGATATTGGCAACATACCTAATGTTAGTCTGAGTCAAAGTTGACAACTCCATCTTGGCTTTCTCAGCTGTCTCTGTCAGCCGCTGAAGAGCCTGTTTATCCTTTAACAGGTCTATTCCTTCATTGCTTTTGAAGTCTGCAGCAAGCCAGTCAACAATCCTCTGCAAAATAACAACATAATCAAAACCATATCACCATTTAGGCCTCCAAACTTAAACTAAAAGGAAtaaagtttttaaatataaaatgtttaagaactcgtttggatgtgtttttaaaatgattgaaagcgcttttagagaaaatatttttgggttccaaaagcagttatgtgcttcttccaggtagcactttaagtgcttttccaagATTTCTTTGCATGTACACTAAAAAtttgttataaaaatattttcaccaaaagcgcttttggtcattttaaaagcacttccaaacaagcTCTAAGTGTATAGTCATGCATaacaaaatttagaagaaaTAGCGAATCCAAACCTTATCAAAATCATCGCCTCCCAAATGTGTATCTCCTGAAGTAGATAGAACTTCAAACACACCATCACCAACCTCAAGTACTGTAATGGAAGGAGTGCAATTTAGAAAAAGATTTAACAAAAACACACAAACCAACATTTGCACGGCCATAATGGATAAAGAACACAACCCAATAACAAACACTGTACCTGAAACATCAAAAGTACCACCTCCAAGGTCAAATACCAAGATAGTTTCATTGTTCTTCCTGTCAAACCCGTATGCTAAAGAAGCAGCAGTAGGTTCATTTATAATCCTAAGAACTTCCAAACCAGCAATACGGCCGGCATCTTTTGTAGCAGTTCTTTGAGAGTCATTAAAGTAAGCAGGCACAGTGATCACTGCTTTACCAACTTTATCATTCAAAAACTTTGAAGCATCATCCACAAGCTTCCTCAACACCTAAACCAGCAATAAAACTAAGTTCAACAAAATTTGACAGCTAAAGTACATTGTTTCCAAAAACTAACCAAGTTATGTTAGCAGAACCAGAATCATGCAAATGGCACACTCCAAAAGGTTAAATAATTTTGAAGGTAACTGCGGAGCGCCGTAAAGTTTAACATTTCAAAATTCACATTAGCAGACAAGAAAAAAGGGTTTCGAAGAACTTAACCACCACCAACACGAAATTACCATCAACCTTATTCATTTTCCGAGCGGCCAAACAGAACTGTAAGTCAATTTCGCAACACTCATCACCAAAACTACAAAAACAACACCCCACCACTGTACGACCACCATTGACTACCAACAAACGACGtcaaaaatcataattttcaaCAAATTAAAACGTAATAATACCACAAATTACTCTAGCAACTTCCCCTTTATTGAAATAAgtaaaatttcaacaatcccACTGCTAAAAAACACAGaagcaagaaaaaaataaaCCCAAAAATGTCAGTAAAAAATTATACCTGAGCTGAAATTTCTTCAGCGGCGAACTGCTTGCCGATAGCAGGGCAGTCGATCTTGACATTGCCATTCGCATCCCTTACGACCTTGTACGACACCTGCTTCGACTCCTCGTCCACCTCAGACATCCTCCTCCCGATGAACCTCTTCACGGAGAAGAAGGTGTTCTCGGGGTTCACAACGGCCTGTCGTTTGGCAATCTGGCCCACAAGCCTATCCCCGTTCTTCGTATACGCCACCACGGACGGCGTCGTTCTCTGGCCCTCGGCGTTGGTGACGATGGTGGGCTTCCCGCCCTCCATAACCCCAACGGCGGAGTTCGTCGTTCCCAAATCGATTCCCACAACTTTCTCGTTGACTATCCGGAGCGGCCCCACCCTTCTGACGCCGTTGGGTCTCACGCTCACAAACGCCTTCGACGGCGTCGTTCGGCCCAGTCCCTGACCGAAAAACGCCGACCTCGGGGTTGTGAAATTGGGCTTGGTGCTGAGGACGTTGATTTGAGAGGTAGCCATTTTCGAGAGCTTTCAGGTGAAATTAGGGTTTACTATTGAGTAGCAGAAATCCTAATCCTTCCCTAGGTATTTGTAGAAGGAGAAAAGCGAGGAGAGAGGCGAAGTGAACCGAGAAGATGAGTGAAGCTGTAGAAGACGGAGGGTTTTTTgagggagagggagaaggtTGTAGAATGATCTACTGCCCGTGAGATTTTTGATTGACGGGCAGGGGTTCCTGGCCGTTAGATTGCGAGCTGCCCGTTGGAAGAATCGGggtctttcttttattttctggtCCCTTCTTTTTGGAGGCATGGGCGGCTTGGCCCTAACCGGATTAGTTTGGacttatttctttttttcttttttcttttttttctttttttttttttttttttctttacactAAGGACGTGGAGATATGCTTAGTTTTACGATTGATTattaataatgtgatttaaatttacttttaacgaaaatcgaataaaaaactttttatttacGATTGAATAGAAATATTACTAaatcgtagtattaagtgacataACTTATTTATCTAAAACCTCTTTTCTTAAAAAACGCTTAGAACTAATTTTTAAAGAAGCACATATCAAAACTTTACAAGTGATTTTTGTAAGACCATAAGCACTTTTAACTTGCAGGGCTGATTTGACATTAtgatgcttttaaaaaaaaaaaaaaacttattaacAAATCTGAAATatcaaatgtgtttggtaaaacaaatTCATTGTCAATCACATTAGAAAAGTACTAACTTCTAAAAAGATAGCTTTTTCACCTCTTGTGATAACAAATCCACACCTCGgtcttttaagtttttaatatttttcttctttaaatgtTAATGgtatgtagaaaatattaaaatattataaaaatatagaaaaagtaATTTAAAGTGTGAATATAGAACGTCGGTTTTTACTGCTTAATGCATACATGGAGCCTGATCTTTTTTCAAACTAAAGAAATTAATAATGCTCTTCTGCATTTAAATAAATCGATGCTTAAACAGTTTGCAAGGGCACTAATCGCCCTAATGTTTCGCTGACGGTCTTCTTAAGTCCCCTAATTAAGTTCAAGTAACTGGTCCTCTGTCATCTAAACAGCATTGTTTCTCGTTCtccataaaacaaaaatgacaTACTATCCCCCAACACCACAAACCCATCCCGGCAAATCATTCCCCTATACACATTTAATCGGaataaaatatgaaagaaaGCCACTAACTTCTGTCCAACAGTCTTGCTCACTTGCTGTCGGTGAAATCTGCGTCGATAACATCACCGTCGGGTCCCTTGCCGGATGATGATTCTGAAGACCCACCAGCTTCAGCACCGGG of the Pyrus communis chromosome 1, drPyrComm1.1, whole genome shotgun sequence genome contains:
- the LOC137713084 gene encoding stromal 70 kDa heat shock-related protein, chloroplastic-like; the encoded protein is MATSQINVLSTKPNFTTPRSAFFGQGLGRTTPSKAFVSVRPNGVRRVGPLRIVNEKVVGIDLGTTNSAVGVMEGGKPTIVTNAEGQRTTPSVVAYTKNGDRLVGQIAKRQAVVNPENTFFSVKRFIGRRMSEVDEESKQVSYKVVRDANGNVKIDCPAIGKQFAAEEISAQVLRKLVDDASKFLNDKVGKAVITVPAYFNDSQRTATKDAGRIAGLEVLRIINEPTAASLAYGFDRKNNETILVFDLGGGTFDVSVLEVGDGVFEVLSTSGDTHLGGDDFDKRIVDWLAADFKSNEGIDLLKDKQALQRLTETAEKAKMELSTLTQTNISLPFITATADGPKHIETTLTRAKFEELCSDLLDRLRTPVETALRDAKLAWKDIDEVILVGGSTRIPAVQELVRKVTGKEPNVTVNPDEVVALGAAVQAGVLAGDVSDIVLLDVTPLSLGLETLGGVMTKIIPRNTTLPTSKSEVFSTAADGQTSVEINVLQGEREFVRDNKSLGSFRLDGIPPAPRGVPQIEVKFDIDANGILSVAAVDKGTGKKQDITITGASTLPSDEVERMVSEAEKFAKEDKEKRDAIDTKNQADSVIYQTEKQLKELGDKVPAEVKGKVEAKLGELKDAVSGGSTQAIKDAIATLNQEVMQLGQSLYNQPGTPGAGAGPTPPGSEAGGSSDSSSGKGPDGDVIDADFTDSK